One genomic segment of Streptococcus salivarius includes these proteins:
- a CDS encoding PTS mannose/fructose/sorbose transporter subunit IIC, with the protein MSDMSIISAILVVVVAFLAGLEGILDQFQFHQPLVACTLIGAATGNLTAGIMLGGSLQMIALAWANIGAAVAPDAALASVAAAIILVKGGNFTTEGIGVATATAIPLAVAGLFLTMLVRTASVALVHAADKAAESGNIAGVERAHYLALLLQGLRIAVPAALLLAIPAESVQHALGLMPSWLNHGMVVGGGMVVAVGYAMVINMMATREVWPFFAIGFAFAAISQLTLIALGAIGVAIAFIYLNLSKQGGGNGGGTSSGSGDPIGDILEDY; encoded by the coding sequence ATGTCAGATATGTCAATTATTTCTGCAATTTTGGTCGTAGTTGTTGCCTTCCTTGCTGGTCTTGAAGGTATCCTTGACCAATTCCAATTCCACCAACCACTTGTTGCATGTACCCTCATCGGTGCTGCTACAGGTAACCTCACTGCAGGTATCATGCTTGGTGGTTCTCTTCAAATGATCGCCCTTGCTTGGGCTAATATCGGTGCCGCTGTCGCTCCTGACGCTGCCCTTGCCTCTGTTGCTGCTGCCATTATTTTGGTTAAAGGTGGTAACTTCACAACTGAAGGTATCGGTGTTGCGACTGCAACAGCTATCCCACTTGCGGTTGCCGGTCTCTTCCTAACTATGCTTGTTCGTACAGCCTCTGTTGCCCTTGTTCATGCCGCAGATAAAGCTGCAGAAAGTGGAAACATTGCTGGTGTTGAACGTGCACACTACCTCGCCCTCCTTCTTCAAGGGTTGCGTATCGCTGTGCCAGCCGCCCTTCTTCTTGCTATCCCAGCAGAATCTGTTCAACATGCCCTTGGTTTGATGCCTAGCTGGCTCAACCACGGTATGGTTGTCGGTGGTGGTATGGTCGTAGCCGTTGGTTACGCTATGGTTATCAACATGATGGCAACTCGTGAAGTTTGGCCATTCTTCGCCATCGGTTTTGCTTTTGCTGCTATTAGCCAATTGACACTTATCGCTCTTGGTGCTATCGGTGTCGCTATTGCCTTCATCTACCTCAACCTTTCTAAACAAGGTGGCGGAAATGGTGGCGGAACTTCATCTGGTTCAGGCGACCCAATCGGCGATATCTTGGAAGACTACTAG
- a CDS encoding PTS sugar transporter subunit IIB: MGIGIIIASHGKFAEGIHQSGSMIFGDQEKVQVVTFMPSEGPDDLYAHFNDAIAQFDADDEILVLADLWSGSPFNQASRIAGENPDRKIAIITGLNLPMLIQAYTERMMDANATAEQVAANIIKEAKGGIKALPEELNPAEETTAAPVEAAAPQGAIPEGTVIGDGKLKINLARLDTRLLHGQVATNWTPASKADRIIVASDDVAKDELRKELIKQAAPNGVKANVVPIQKLIDASKDPRFGNTHALILFETVQDALRAIEGGVPIKELNVGSMAHSTGKTMVNNVLSMDKDDVACFEKLRDLGVEFDVRKVPNDSKKDLFDLIKKANVQ; this comes from the coding sequence ATGGGTATCGGTATTATTATTGCCAGCCATGGTAAGTTCGCTGAAGGAATCCACCAATCAGGCTCTATGATTTTTGGAGACCAAGAGAAAGTTCAAGTCGTAACTTTCATGCCAAGTGAAGGTCCTGATGACTTGTACGCTCACTTCAACGACGCCATTGCACAATTCGATGCTGATGATGAAATTCTTGTTTTGGCTGACCTTTGGTCTGGTTCACCATTTAACCAAGCCAGTCGAATTGCTGGAGAAAATCCAGATCGCAAGATTGCTATCATCACAGGACTTAACTTGCCAATGCTTATCCAAGCATACACTGAACGTATGATGGATGCTAACGCTACTGCAGAGCAAGTTGCTGCTAATATCATCAAGGAAGCTAAGGGTGGTATCAAGGCACTTCCAGAGGAGCTTAATCCAGCTGAGGAAACAACAGCAGCTCCTGTAGAAGCTGCTGCACCTCAAGGAGCTATCCCAGAAGGGACAGTTATCGGAGATGGTAAACTCAAGATTAACTTGGCACGTTTGGACACACGTCTCTTGCATGGTCAAGTAGCAACTAACTGGACACCTGCTTCTAAAGCAGACCGTATCATTGTTGCTTCAGATGACGTTGCTAAAGATGAGCTTCGTAAAGAATTGATCAAACAAGCAGCACCAAATGGGGTTAAAGCAAACGTTGTTCCAATTCAAAAATTGATTGATGCTTCTAAGGACCCTCGCTTTGGTAACACACACGCGCTTATCTTGTTCGAAACTGTTCAAGACGCACTTCGTGCTATCGAAGGTGGCGTGCCAATCAAAGAACTTAACGTTGGTTCTATGGCTCACTCAACTGGTAAAACAATGGTTAACAACGTTTTGTCTATGGACAAAGACGATGTCGCTTGCTTCGAAAAATTGCGTGACCTTGGCGTTGAATTCGACGTCCGTAAGGTACCAAATGATTCTAAGAAAGATTTGTTCGACCTTATCAAAAAAGCTAACGTTCAATAA
- a CDS encoding DUF956 family protein, giving the protein MVKSLNTEMAHTTKGTWFREGPIYGNIMVGDKAFEFYNDTKLQDYVQIPWDEVTYVIADVYFGGKFIPRFEIRTKQNGRFRFASRKSRITLKEIQKRIPRESLRKAPSFIVVLKQGFKNLFRLIVKKK; this is encoded by the coding sequence ATGGTTAAATCGCTCAATACCGAAATGGCTCACACAACTAAGGGAACTTGGTTTCGTGAAGGACCTATTTACGGAAATATCATGGTCGGTGATAAGGCCTTCGAATTTTACAATGATACGAAGTTACAAGACTACGTTCAAATTCCTTGGGATGAAGTCACTTATGTGATTGCCGATGTCTACTTCGGTGGTAAGTTCATCCCACGTTTTGAAATCCGTACTAAGCAAAATGGACGTTTCCGTTTTGCCAGTCGAAAAAGCCGAATAACTTTGAAAGAAATTCAAAAAAGAATTCCTCGAGAAAGTTTAAGAAAAGCACCTAGCTTCATCGTTGTTCTCAAACAAGGCTTTAAGAATCTTTTCCGACTCATTGTCAAGAAGAAATAA
- a CDS encoding PTS system mannose/fructose/sorbose family transporter subunit IID, translated as MADSKIKLTKADRFKAFLRSYFLLASFNYERMQNGGVAYTLIPAIKKLYQTKEERAAALKRHLEFFNTQPFMANPIFGVTLALEEERANGAEIDDAAISGVKVGMMGPLAGAGDPLFWFTLRPIFLSLGAGLAVSGNVLGPIVFFVLWNVMVAAVKWYTQEFGYRAGTAITDDVSGNLLQQVTRGASMMGMFVIGSLIQRWVSITFTPVVSTVKQQEGAYIDWDKLPKGIAGVKAAFLEQAAGKSLEVNKVTTLQDNLNQLIPGLAALGLTFLCMYLLKRKVSPIVIILGIFVLAIVLHIIGIL; from the coding sequence ATGGCTGATTCAAAAATTAAATTAACAAAAGCAGATCGTTTCAAAGCTTTCTTGCGCTCATACTTCCTTTTAGCTTCATTCAACTATGAACGTATGCAAAATGGTGGTGTGGCTTACACCCTTATTCCTGCAATCAAAAAACTTTATCAAACTAAAGAAGAACGTGCTGCTGCGCTTAAGCGTCACTTGGAATTCTTCAATACACAACCATTTATGGCCAACCCAATCTTTGGGGTTACCCTTGCCTTGGAAGAAGAACGTGCCAACGGTGCTGAGATTGATGATGCTGCTATCTCAGGGGTTAAGGTCGGTATGATGGGACCTCTTGCAGGTGCCGGTGACCCTCTCTTCTGGTTTACCCTTCGTCCAATCTTCCTTTCATTAGGAGCAGGTTTGGCTGTTTCAGGTAACGTCCTAGGCCCAATCGTCTTCTTCGTTCTCTGGAACGTCATGGTAGCTGCCGTTAAATGGTATACCCAAGAATTCGGTTACCGTGCTGGTACTGCGATCACAGACGACGTATCTGGTAACCTTCTTCAACAAGTAACTCGTGGCGCATCAATGATGGGGATGTTCGTTATCGGTTCTCTTATCCAACGTTGGGTAAGTATCACCTTCACACCAGTTGTCTCTACTGTTAAACAACAAGAAGGTGCTTATATCGATTGGGATAAACTTCCAAAAGGTATTGCCGGTGTTAAAGCAGCCTTCCTAGAACAAGCTGCTGGTAAATCACTCGAAGTCAACAAGGTGACAACCTTGCAAGATAACTTAAACCAATTGATTCCTGGTCTTGCTGCCCTTGGTTTGACTTTCCTCTGTATGTACCTTCTTAAGAGAAAAGTTTCTCCAATCGTTATCATCTTAGGTATCTTTGTCCTTGCTATTGTGCTCCACATTATTGGTATACTCTAA
- a CDS encoding PTS mannose/fructose/sorbose transporter subunit IIC encodes MSLVQIILVVIVAFIIGCSSVNDQIETYQPVVACSLIGLVTGHLELGVMLGGSLQLITMGWANVGAAMAPDASLAAVASTIILILGGQGTKGIGPAIALAVPLAVAGLALTMVVRTATVFIAHIMDSRAEAADIASVERWHFIGMALQGLRVAIPALLLLLIPAHLVQSGLEAMPEWLKSGMTIGGGMVVAVGYAMVINMMSSREVWPFFFLGFALAALKELTLISLGIIGLCLAVMYLALEASGSLGSSNDGGSGDPLGEILEDF; translated from the coding sequence ATGAGTTTAGTACAAATTATTTTAGTCGTAATTGTTGCTTTCATCATCGGTTGTAGCTCAGTTAACGACCAAATCGAAACATACCAACCAGTTGTGGCTTGTTCCCTTATCGGTCTTGTTACTGGTCATCTAGAACTCGGCGTAATGTTGGGTGGTAGCTTACAGTTGATCACTATGGGATGGGCTAACGTTGGTGCTGCCATGGCACCAGATGCCTCACTTGCCGCTGTAGCTTCTACAATCATCCTTATTTTGGGTGGTCAAGGAACTAAAGGGATTGGTCCTGCCATCGCCCTTGCGGTGCCTTTGGCTGTTGCCGGTCTTGCCTTGACAATGGTTGTCCGTACAGCAACTGTCTTCATCGCTCATATTATGGATAGCCGTGCAGAAGCTGCTGATATCGCTAGTGTTGAAAGATGGCACTTTATCGGTATGGCCCTCCAAGGTCTCCGTGTTGCTATCCCTGCCCTCCTCTTGCTCTTGATTCCTGCACACCTCGTACAATCTGGTCTTGAAGCTATGCCTGAATGGTTAAAATCAGGTATGACAATCGGTGGTGGTATGGTTGTAGCCGTTGGTTATGCCATGGTTATCAACATGATGTCTAGTCGCGAAGTTTGGCCATTCTTCTTCCTTGGTTTTGCTTTGGCTGCACTCAAAGAATTGACCTTGATTAGCTTGGGTATCATCGGTCTCTGCCTTGCCGTTATGTACCTTGCACTTGAAGCTAGTGGTTCATTGGGTTCTTCAAACGATGGAGGATCAGGTGATCCCCTCGGTGAAATTCTGGAAGACTTTTAA
- a CDS encoding PTS sugar transporter subunit IIB translates to MGIGIIIASHGKFAEGIHQSGSMIFGEQEKVQVVTFMPNEGPDDLYAHFKDAIAQFDADDEILVLADLWSGSPFNQASRIKEENPDRKMVIVTGLNLPMLIQAYTERMVAPDAGVEEIVANIYKETKEGVKVLPEGLIPEEDTKPADAKPSIPKGTIPEGTVLGDGKIKYVLARVDTRLLHGQVATGWTHSTHPDRIIVVSDTVCHDKLRTNMIKQAAPSGVQVHVIPIKNMVKANNDPRFGDTRAMLLFESVEDALAAVKAGVDIKEINLGSSAYKEGKVNVTKALSFDQTDVDAIKELQSLGVKFDVRGVPSDSPANVDALIKSAETKLAEKK, encoded by the coding sequence ATGGGTATCGGTATTATTATTGCTAGCCATGGTAAATTCGCTGAAGGTATTCACCAATCAGGTTCTATGATTTTTGGTGAACAAGAGAAAGTTCAAGTGGTTACTTTCATGCCAAATGAAGGTCCTGACGACTTGTACGCTCACTTCAAAGATGCCATTGCTCAATTTGACGCTGACGACGAAATTCTAGTCCTTGCAGACCTTTGGTCTGGATCACCATTTAACCAGGCAAGCCGAATTAAGGAAGAAAATCCTGATCGCAAGATGGTTATCGTGACAGGACTCAACTTACCAATGCTTATCCAAGCATATACGGAACGTATGGTAGCTCCTGATGCTGGGGTTGAAGAGATTGTCGCTAACATTTATAAGGAAACAAAAGAAGGCGTTAAAGTCCTTCCAGAAGGCCTTATTCCTGAAGAAGACACTAAACCAGCAGACGCTAAACCTTCTATTCCTAAGGGTACCATTCCTGAAGGAACAGTACTTGGTGATGGAAAAATCAAATACGTTTTGGCTCGTGTTGACACACGTCTCCTCCACGGTCAGGTTGCGACTGGTTGGACTCACTCAACTCACCCAGACCGTATCATCGTTGTTTCAGACACTGTTTGTCATGATAAACTTCGTACAAACATGATTAAACAAGCCGCTCCATCTGGTGTTCAAGTTCACGTTATCCCAATTAAAAACATGGTTAAAGCAAACAATGACCCACGTTTTGGTGATACACGTGCTATGCTTCTCTTTGAATCTGTTGAAGATGCTCTTGCTGCTGTTAAAGCAGGTGTTGATATTAAAGAAATCAACCTTGGTTCTTCAGCTTATAAAGAAGGAAAAGTCAACGTTACTAAAGCTCTTTCATTTGACCAAACAGATGTGGATGCTATCAAAGAGTTGCAATCATTGGGTGTCAAATTTGACGTTCGTGGGGTACCAAGTGATAGCCCAGCAAACGTTGATGCCTTGATTAAGTCAGCTGAAACTAAATTAGCAGAGAAGAAATAA
- a CDS encoding cyclase family protein — MSDLLSIYNELQSKKWVDLTHKINAESPHFPALPALKQEDLFTLKDGFHVQKFTVVGQYGTHIDAPIHFVEGGRWLDEIALEDLLLPLYVINKSKEVAANPNFILSKQDILDFEAEHGKITEGAFVAFRSDWSKRWPDQDAMRNLDENGVQQSPGWSREALEFLIHERHVKAVGHETFDTDAGIPAAEHGLVNEYYLLEQNIYQVEVLNQLDQVPAVGALISIAFPHWDKATGSPVRAVAILP, encoded by the coding sequence ATGTCAGATTTACTAAGTATTTATAATGAATTGCAATCTAAGAAATGGGTTGACTTGACCCACAAAATTAATGCGGAAAGTCCACATTTCCCAGCCCTTCCTGCTTTGAAACAAGAAGATCTTTTCACATTAAAAGATGGTTTCCATGTTCAAAAATTTACAGTGGTTGGTCAATACGGAACGCATATTGATGCACCGATTCACTTTGTAGAAGGTGGTCGTTGGTTGGATGAGATTGCCCTCGAAGATCTTCTTTTACCACTCTATGTTATCAACAAGTCTAAAGAAGTTGCTGCGAATCCAAACTTTATCTTGAGCAAACAAGATATCTTAGACTTTGAAGCAGAGCATGGAAAAATTACTGAAGGGGCCTTTGTCGCTTTTCGTAGTGATTGGTCGAAGCGTTGGCCAGATCAAGATGCTATGCGCAACCTTGATGAAAATGGGGTTCAGCAAAGTCCAGGTTGGAGCCGCGAAGCTCTAGAATTCTTGATTCATGAACGCCATGTTAAGGCTGTCGGTCATGAGACTTTTGATACAGATGCTGGTATTCCAGCAGCAGAACATGGCTTGGTTAACGAATACTACCTCTTGGAACAAAACATTTATCAGGTGGAAGTCTTGAATCAATTGGATCAAGTTCCAGCTGTTGGTGCTTTGATTTCAATTGCATTTCCTCACTGGGACAAAGCGACAGGTTCCCCAGTGCGTGCAGTGGCTATTTTACCTTAA
- a CDS encoding transposase, whose amino-acid sequence MFKYLLLKDIYKLSDVEVLEQSFSDMAFKYFLALSPEDSVIEPSSLTKFRKLRIKDERLLDLLIVKSI is encoded by the coding sequence ATGTTCAAATATCTCTTATTAAAAGACATCTATAAGTTATCCGATGTGGAGGTGCTAGAGCAGTCCTTTTCTGATATGGCTTTTAAATACTTCCTTGCTCTGTCTCCAGAGGATAGCGTTATTGAACCTTCTTCATTGACTAAATTTCGTAAACTTAGAATCAAAGATGAACGGTTACTCGATTTACTCATCGTTAAATCTATATAA
- a CDS encoding thioredoxin family protein, with translation MAQKRLKTLLTSSLLLTSLLASVTLADELIDTEYNSTSPVEVVDTTMTNQIATSSEKDVGIATTSQEEPKQQVDTSVSDPDSPIGVALPSLGESEEETADKIPTVTVDEYKHNVTELPKITIEDVHHSFTEDNQKHTIYFGRETCYYCRQFSPELKVLNQLLEGRLEYYDTDQPDFDRSYIFGEIGIPGTPTLLYLENGKVLSGWVGGGSAKEVYDYLSQSSQHFMTSSNAPTEQTSIAIQPYVTEEENKKVGQLHQSEALSSVSVSTQTSKFVQKSEASLPTLGTSDDTVIIILGLVSSAVAFWIIGSKTYNNKEKSLK, from the coding sequence ATGGCACAAAAAAGACTAAAAACATTATTGACCAGTTCGCTATTACTCACTAGTTTATTGGCTAGTGTGACATTGGCTGATGAGCTAATAGATACTGAGTATAATTCGACTTCACCGGTTGAAGTCGTAGATACGACAATGACTAATCAGATTGCCACCTCATCGGAGAAAGATGTAGGTATAGCAACGACTAGTCAGGAGGAACCAAAACAACAAGTTGATACTAGTGTTTCTGATCCAGACTCTCCTATTGGAGTAGCATTACCTTCCTTAGGAGAGTCTGAGGAGGAGACTGCGGATAAGATACCGACAGTTACTGTTGACGAATATAAGCACAATGTAACTGAGTTGCCGAAAATAACAATAGAAGATGTACATCATTCTTTTACAGAGGATAACCAGAAACATACTATTTATTTTGGCCGTGAAACATGTTATTACTGCCGTCAGTTCTCACCTGAATTAAAAGTGTTGAATCAATTGTTAGAGGGGCGTTTAGAATACTATGACACCGACCAACCAGATTTTGACAGGAGCTATATTTTCGGTGAGATTGGTATTCCAGGGACACCAACTCTTCTGTACCTAGAGAATGGAAAAGTTCTTTCAGGTTGGGTTGGTGGAGGTTCAGCTAAGGAAGTTTATGACTATCTTTCGCAATCAAGCCAACACTTTATGACAAGTAGTAATGCTCCTACGGAACAAACATCAATTGCTATACAGCCATATGTAACAGAGGAAGAAAATAAAAAAGTAGGGCAATTACACCAATCTGAAGCTTTGTCATCGGTTTCCGTTTCTACTCAGACTTCTAAGTTTGTTCAGAAATCTGAGGCATCTCTACCTACATTGGGCACTTCAGATGATACTGTTATAATTATTTTGGGTCTTGTAAGCTCAGCAGTAGCTTTTTGGATTATAGGTAGTAAGACATATAATAATAAGGAGAAGTCATTAAAATGA
- a CDS encoding garvicin Q family class II bacteriocin has translation MAAQTLNNFNSLDSEALSTVGGGRGICRYVWSGANGYSCRYPDGRWDYIVTKSPSQAVYDIAVHGWSGFYIAP, from the coding sequence ATGGCAGCACAAACACTGAACAATTTCAACTCACTTGATTCCGAAGCTCTCTCTACTGTTGGAGGTGGAAGAGGTATATGTCGCTATGTTTGGTCTGGTGCAAACGGATATTCTTGCCGTTATCCAGATGGACGTTGGGATTATATTGTAACAAAGTCTCCTTCTCAAGCGGTTTATGATATTGCAGTTCATGGTTGGAGTGGATTTTACATTGCCCCTTGA
- a CDS encoding peptide cleavage/export ABC transporter, with protein sequence MLRFRKTFVPQVDMMDCGVAALASISRYYGSDYSLAHLRELTKTTKEGTTALGLVQAAKKMGFETRAIQADMSLFEIKDISYPFIVHVAKDGRLQHYYVVYKNKKNHLIIGDPDPSVRITRMSKKGFEKEWTGVALFFAPEPSYKPYKDKKNGLLALVPLIFKQRSLITNIVLASFLVTLINILGSYYLQVILDEYIPNQMQSTLGIISIGLVVTYILQQMMNFAREYLLTVLSQRLTIDVVLSYIRHIFELPMSFFATRQTGEVTSRFSDANSIIDALASTILSVFLDVSILMIVGGVLLLQNRNLFWLVLYSIPIYLIIVYTFMKPFEKMNHDVMQSNAMVSSAIIEDINGIETIKSLTSEEVRYQKIDSDFVGYLDNSFKLSRLSILQTSIKQGAQLILNVLILWTGAQLVMANTISVGQLITFNMLLSYFTTPLENIINLQTKLQSAKVANARLNEVYLVDSEFQTFQENPYQEQLLKGDITVSDLSYKYGFGRDALSDINLTIKQGEKVSFVGVSGSGKTTIAKLLVNFYKPYKGTISLNGQNIDQLDKRSLRQFINYLPQQSYVFSGSLLDNLTLGADPSVVQEDILKACDIAEIRQDIEQMPMGFQTELSDGAGLSGGQKQRIALARALLTKSRVLILDEATSGLDVLTEKKVVDNLLQLTDKTIIFIAHRLSIAQRTHRIFVMDQGRIVESGSHEELLSQAGFYQRLFQS encoded by the coding sequence ATGTTACGTTTTCGTAAAACTTTTGTGCCTCAGGTTGATATGATGGATTGTGGTGTGGCAGCTCTTGCTTCTATCTCTAGGTATTATGGATCAGACTACTCCTTGGCTCATTTGAGAGAATTAACCAAAACAACCAAGGAGGGCACAACAGCCCTTGGTTTAGTTCAGGCGGCTAAAAAAATGGGGTTTGAAACAAGGGCTATTCAAGCGGATATGTCTCTCTTTGAGATTAAAGATATATCCTATCCTTTTATCGTTCATGTCGCAAAAGATGGTAGACTACAACATTATTATGTGGTCTATAAAAATAAGAAAAATCATCTCATTATTGGAGATCCGGACCCTAGCGTCAGAATAACTAGGATGTCCAAAAAGGGGTTTGAAAAGGAGTGGACAGGTGTCGCCTTATTTTTTGCACCAGAACCCAGCTATAAACCATACAAGGATAAGAAAAATGGTTTATTAGCTCTTGTTCCACTTATTTTCAAGCAAAGATCTCTTATCACCAATATTGTCTTAGCTAGTTTTTTAGTTACTTTGATCAATATATTAGGTTCTTATTACTTGCAGGTAATTTTGGATGAGTATATCCCGAATCAGATGCAGTCAACTTTGGGAATTATTTCAATTGGTTTGGTTGTGACCTACATTTTGCAACAAATGATGAATTTTGCCAGGGAGTACTTACTGACTGTGCTGAGTCAACGTCTAACTATTGATGTGGTCTTATCCTATATTCGGCATATTTTTGAACTTCCCATGTCCTTTTTTGCGACGCGACAGACGGGAGAGGTAACTTCACGTTTTAGTGATGCCAATTCGATTATTGATGCGTTAGCATCGACCATCTTATCTGTTTTCTTAGATGTTTCAATTTTGATGATTGTGGGTGGTGTCCTTCTTCTCCAAAATAGGAATCTATTTTGGTTAGTCTTGTACTCCATACCGATTTATTTGATTATTGTCTATACCTTTATGAAGCCCTTTGAAAAGATGAACCATGATGTTATGCAAAGCAATGCTATGGTGAGCTCAGCGATAATTGAGGATATCAATGGGATTGAGACCATTAAATCTCTAACTAGTGAAGAGGTCCGTTATCAAAAGATTGATAGTGACTTTGTAGGTTATTTGGATAACTCCTTTAAGTTGTCCAGATTATCTATCTTACAGACCTCTATAAAACAAGGGGCACAATTGATTTTAAATGTGCTCATTCTATGGACAGGAGCTCAGCTCGTTATGGCAAATACGATATCAGTTGGTCAGTTGATTACGTTTAACATGCTCTTGTCCTATTTCACAACACCATTAGAAAATATCATCAATCTCCAAACCAAACTTCAGTCTGCAAAGGTGGCCAATGCCCGTTTAAACGAGGTATATCTAGTGGATTCAGAGTTTCAAACGTTCCAAGAAAATCCATATCAAGAACAGCTACTTAAAGGTGATATCACTGTCTCTGACCTATCTTATAAATATGGTTTTGGTCGAGATGCTTTATCAGATATCAATCTAACTATCAAACAAGGAGAAAAAGTTAGTTTTGTGGGTGTTAGTGGGTCTGGTAAGACAACCATAGCCAAGCTCTTAGTAAACTTTTATAAGCCTTACAAAGGTACGATTAGTTTAAATGGTCAAAATATCGATCAGTTGGATAAGAGATCCTTACGTCAGTTTATCAACTATCTTCCCCAACAGTCTTATGTTTTTAGTGGTAGTCTATTAGACAACCTAACTTTGGGAGCTGATCCTAGCGTGGTGCAGGAGGATATTTTAAAAGCTTGCGATATAGCAGAGATACGTCAAGATATTGAACAAATGCCCATGGGATTTCAAACAGAACTTTCAGATGGAGCGGGTCTTTCAGGAGGACAAAAGCAGAGGATTGCTTTGGCTCGTGCCCTCCTAACGAAATCTCGAGTGCTTATCTTAGATGAAGCGACGAGTGGATTGGATGTATTAACAGAGAAAAAAGTCGTTGATAACTTATTGCAACTAACAGATAAGACGATAATTTTTATAGCCCATCGTTTGAGTATCGCTCAGCGAACACATCGTATTTTTGTTATGGATCAAGGTCGCATAGTTGAGAGTGGTTCTCATGAGGAATTGTTGTCTCAAGCAGGCTTTTACCAGCGTCTCTTTCAAAGTTAA
- a CDS encoding HlyD family efflux transporter periplasmic adaptor subunit: MVFLVSFSFWAKKEIVVQAIGTVEATRIIALIQSTSDNPIMANYLTSNKVVKKGETLIQYTETTEISQKDNLQQKLDLLKRQETQLKILKSSLEQGSNLFQEDDDEFGYQSTFSTYVSQLDELETSVQNNDGGFVTDDTSISSKKLALKNQFLQEVVQQLSTLQSQIIDLEGKVNQAGFQLSSTQIQAPEDGILHIVQPAKQSTVVATGTELAQLYPNILDTREVLISYYVSSEYVSNLKKGQVVRLFLDKVGNHGVTIKGSIESIDGFATETEKGNVFRITAKAKLTTKEAQNIKYGLQGHVTSVIAKKTYFDYVKDKVLNQLN, translated from the coding sequence GTGGTTTTTCTGGTATCCTTTTCCTTTTGGGCTAAAAAAGAGATTGTTGTTCAAGCCATAGGTACGGTAGAAGCAACACGTATTATTGCGCTGATTCAGTCAACCAGTGATAATCCTATTATGGCTAATTATTTGACATCCAATAAAGTGGTCAAAAAAGGTGAGACTTTGATTCAGTACACGGAGACAACTGAGATTTCACAGAAAGACAACCTTCAACAGAAACTGGATTTACTAAAGCGACAGGAGACACAGTTGAAAATTTTAAAGAGTAGTCTTGAACAAGGTTCTAACCTTTTTCAAGAAGATGATGATGAATTTGGCTACCAAAGTACGTTTAGTACCTATGTTAGTCAGTTGGACGAACTAGAAACATCGGTTCAGAATAATGATGGAGGATTTGTTACAGATGATACTAGTATATCTTCTAAAAAACTGGCCTTAAAAAATCAATTTTTGCAAGAAGTCGTCCAACAACTATCCACTTTACAATCACAGATTATTGATTTAGAAGGTAAAGTGAATCAAGCAGGCTTTCAATTGTCAAGTACGCAAATCCAAGCACCAGAAGATGGCATCCTCCATATTGTTCAACCGGCTAAACAATCTACAGTAGTTGCCACAGGGACAGAATTAGCCCAACTTTATCCTAATATTTTGGATACTAGGGAGGTGTTGATCAGTTACTATGTCAGCTCAGAATATGTTTCTAATCTCAAGAAAGGGCAAGTGGTTCGACTATTCCTCGATAAGGTTGGCAATCATGGTGTAACAATTAAAGGAAGTATAGAAAGCATTGACGGTTTTGCGACTGAAACCGAAAAGGGAAATGTTTTTCGTATCACAGCTAAAGCAAAGTTAACGACTAAGGAGGCTCAAAACATCAAGTATGGTTTGCAAGGACACGTTACGAGCGTCATTGCTAAAAAGACTTACTTTGATTATGTCAAAGATAAGGTGCTTAATCAACTAAATTAA
- a CDS encoding GHKL domain-containing protein, giving the protein MSITKIFQKGFSSKGTDRGIGLASIREILEYYPNVSLNTRSVAYEFTQDLIIRQKT; this is encoded by the coding sequence ATCTCTATTACCAAAATCTTTCAAAAAGGTTTCTCAAGCAAAGGAACTGACCGTGGTATTGGTCTAGCTAGTATAAGAGAGATACTAGAGTATTATCCCAACGTTTCTCTTAATACTAGAAGTGTGGCATATGAGTTTACTCAGGACCTAATTATAAGACAAAAAACTTGA